A genomic region of Pararge aegeria chromosome 11, ilParAegt1.1, whole genome shotgun sequence contains the following coding sequences:
- the LOC120627668 gene encoding aldehyde dehydrogenase X, mitochondrial-like, producing the protein MAKVDIKYTKLFINNEWVDAVSKKTFATINPQDETVITKVAEGDKADIDIAVEAAVKAFYRYSEWRLLDASQRGRLLLKLADLIERDAKYLGQLETLDNGKPVAQATGEAMWSAQIIRYYAGKADKILGSTIPADGEVLTMTLKEPVGICGQILPWNYPIPMFVWKIAPALAAGCTVVVKPAEQTPLTALAVAALVKEAGFPAGVVNVVPGYGPTAGAALTNHPKVDKIAFTGSTEVGRIIMKGASDVNLKRVTLELGGKSPLVVFNDANVDEAAEIAHRACFANAGQCCVAGTRTYVQSGIYDKFIAKAAEIAKKRTVGNSWEDVQQGPQIDSDMFNKVMGYINAGKKEGAKCIAGGDRLGTKGFYVQPTVFADVKENMKIAREEIFGPVQSILKFETFEEVIDRANDSNYGLGAGVITNDVATALAFIRHIRAGSVWVNTYEVVTPQTPFGGFRESGIGRELGEDGILQYLENKTVTLSLPKKPRV; encoded by the exons GCCGACATTGATATAGCTGTGGAGGCTGCAGTGAAAGCTTTCTACCGCTACTCCGAATGGCGGCTTCTAGACGCATCTCAGAGGGGCAGACTCCTCCTCAAGCTGGCAGATCTTATTGAGAGGGATGCTAAATATCTTGGACAGCTAGAAACCTTGGACAACGGCAAACCTGTCGCCCAAGCCACCGGCGAAGCGATGTGGTCTGCGCAAATTATCAGATATTACGCCGGCAAAGCTGATAAAATCTTAGGAAGCACTATTCCAGCTG ATGGTGAGGTGCTTACAATGACCCTTAAGGAGCCAGTTGGCATTTGTGGTCAGATCCTACCTTGGAACTATCCAATTCCCATGTTCGTATGGAAGATCGCACCTGCTCTTGCCGCTG GCTGCACGGTGGTCGTCAAGCCAGCAGAACAGACTCCCCTCACAGCTCTTGCCGTAGCAGCCCTGGTCAAGGAAGCAGGTTTTCCAGCCGGCGTTGTCAATGTTGTACCCGGTTATGGCCCAACAGCCGGTGCTGCGCTTACAAATCACCCAAAAGTTGACAAAATTGCTTTCACTGGATCTACTGAG GTGGGACGCATTATCATGAAAGGTGCATCGGATGTCAACCTGAAACGCGTTACTCTTGAGCTTGGAGGAAAGAGTCCATTGGTCGTTTTTAATGATGCTAATG TTGACGAAGCTGCTGAAATCGCCCACCGTGCTTGCTTTGCCAACGCTGGACAGTGCTGTGTTGCCGGTACAAGGACATACGTACAATCCGGCATTTATGACAAGTTCATTGCCAAAGCTGCTGAAATTGCCAAGAAGAGAACCGTTGGAAATTCTTGGGAAGACGTACAACAGGGACCCCAG ATCGACTCAGACATGTTCAACAAGGTGATGGGCTACATCAACGCAGGGAAGAAGGAGGGTGCGAAATGTATCGCTGGAGGTGACCGACTGGGCACCAAAGGATTCTACGTCCAGCCAACAGTGTTCGCTGATGTCAAGGAAAATATGAAAATAGCAAGAGAAGAA aTCTTCGGGCCTGTACAGAGCATCCTCAAGTTCGAGACCTTCGAGGAGGTCATTGACCGCGCCAACGACTCCAACTACGGGTTAGGTGCTGGTGTTATCACCAACGACGTCGCCACTGCTTTGGCGTTCATTAGACACATTCGTGCTGGCTCCGTttg GGTCAACACATACGAGGTTGTTACACCACAAACTCCGTTCGGAGGATTCAGAGAATCTGGCATCGGCCGTGAATT ggGAGAAGATGGAATCCTGCAATATTTGGAGAATAAAACTGTCACCCTTAGCCTGCCGAAGAAGCCACGCGTTTAA